A DNA window from Hordeum vulgare subsp. vulgare chromosome 1H, MorexV3_pseudomolecules_assembly, whole genome shotgun sequence contains the following coding sequences:
- the LOC123410595 gene encoding uncharacterized protein LOC123410595, translated as MALLRALRRALPPLYSPAAPLSRRAPGPPQLPSRPLRLLDPIGFRPFSAAAATATATAVARAPEMGASLFRGLTETRFPKRRPGFVSRRKRASLRPKGPHYWVKCKPGEPIPSSQPNEGSVQGRKEKKRIKQRKDFIMAEKRKRKAQYSVAVKRKEAERTERKMAAVARDRAWVERLAELKQMEAEKKAAMA; from the exons ATGGCGCTCCTCCgagctctccggcgagccctcccgcCGCTCTACTCGCCGGCGGCACCTCTTTCCCGGCGCGCCCCGGGTCCTCCTCAGCTCCCTTCTCGACCTCTCCGGCTTCTCGATCCGATCGGGTTCCGGCCGTTCTCCGCCgcggccgccaccgccaccgccaccgccgtcgCGCGGGCGCCGGAAATGGGGGCCAGCCTCTTCAGAGGGCTGACGGAGACCAGGTTCCCCAAGCGGCGGCCGGGATTCGTGTCCCGGCGCAAGAGGGCCAGCCTGCGACCCAAAG GTCCACATTACTGGGTGAAGTGCAAGCCGGGGGAGCCTATCCCTTCGAGCCAGCCGAATGAGGGCAGCGTgcaggggaggaaggagaagaagcggATCAAGCAGCGCAAGGACTTTATCATG GCTGAGAAGAGGAAGCGCAAAGCACAGTATTCTGTTGCTGTGAAGAGGAAGGAGGCAGAACGGACAGAAAGAAAGATGGCTGCTGTGGCAAGAGACCGGGCATGGGTGGAAAGGTTGGCAGAGCTAAAACAGATGGAGGCAGAAAAGAAAGCTGCAATGGCTTGA
- the LOC123410430 gene encoding tetraspanin-6 isoform X2, with amino-acid sequence MDGMYYPQRFSNMMIGYLNLATLLASIPVIGAGLWLAKGSTTTCSSMLQTPLLIVGFVVLLISLAGFVGACFHVAWALWLYLFAIMLLIGMLLGLTMFGFAVTAGGGGTQVPGRPYREYHISDYSSWLQKHMQDVKYWKPALACVVGSKACPKIANWTPMDYLQHDLTPIQSGCCKPPTSCTYSGGMPVGAQDEDCYQWNNAPNILCYQCNSCKAGVMEQVRQDWHKISVLNVIVLVFLICVCACGCCAFRNARRSISEYPYGVAMVPR; translated from the exons ATGGACGGCATGTACTACCCTCAGCGTTTCAGCAACATGATGATCGGCTACCTCAACCTGGCGACGCTGCTGGCCTCGATCCCGGTCATCGGTGCCGGGCTCTGGCTGGCCAAGGGCTCGACGACGACGTGTTCCTCCATGCTGCAGACGCCGCTGCTCATCGTCGGCTTCGTCGTGCTCCTCATCTCCCTCGCGGGCTTCGTGGGCGCCTGCTTCCACGTCGCATGGGCGCTGTGGCTCTACCTCTTCGCCATCATGCTCCTCATCGGCATGCTGCTCGGGCTCACCATGTTCGGGTTCGCCGTCACGGCGGGGGGAGGGGGCACGCAGGTGCCGGGGAGGCCCTACAGGGAGTACCACATCTCGGACTACTCCTCGTGGCTCCAGAAGCATATGCAGGACGTCAAGTACTGGAAGCCCGCGCTGGCCTGCGTCGTCGGGTCCAAGGCCTGCCCCAAGATCGCCAACTGGACTCCCATGGATTACCTCCAGCATGATCTCACGCCAATACAG TCTGGGTGCTGCAAGCCGCCAACATCATGCACATACAGCGGGGGGATGCCGGTCGGAGCGCAGGACGAGGACTGCTACCAGTGGAACAATGCCCCAAACATCCTGTGCTACCAGTGTAACTCGTGCAAGGCCGGCGTGATGGAGCAGGTGCGCCAGGACTGGCACAAGATCTCCGTGCTCAACGTCATCGTGCTCGTCTTCCTCATCTGCGTCTGCGCCTGCGGGTGCTGCGCCTTCAGAAACGCCCGCCGATCCATCTCCGAGTACCCATACGGG GTGGCGATGGTTCCGCGATAG
- the LOC123410430 gene encoding tetraspanin-6 isoform X1, with the protein MDGMYYPQRFSNMMIGYLNLATLLASIPVIGAGLWLAKGSTTTCSSMLQTPLLIVGFVVLLISLAGFVGACFHVAWALWLYLFAIMLLIGMLLGLTMFGFAVTAGGGGTQVPGRPYREYHISDYSSWLQKHMQDVKYWKPALACVVGSKACPKIANWTPMDYLQHDLTPIQSGCCKPPTSCTYSGGMPVGAQDEDCYQWNNAPNILCYQCNSCKAGVMEQVRQDWHKISVLNVIVLVFLICVCACGCCAFRNARRSISEYPYGVNRMSKINPRWDYYWWRWFRDRREQMY; encoded by the exons ATGGACGGCATGTACTACCCTCAGCGTTTCAGCAACATGATGATCGGCTACCTCAACCTGGCGACGCTGCTGGCCTCGATCCCGGTCATCGGTGCCGGGCTCTGGCTGGCCAAGGGCTCGACGACGACGTGTTCCTCCATGCTGCAGACGCCGCTGCTCATCGTCGGCTTCGTCGTGCTCCTCATCTCCCTCGCGGGCTTCGTGGGCGCCTGCTTCCACGTCGCATGGGCGCTGTGGCTCTACCTCTTCGCCATCATGCTCCTCATCGGCATGCTGCTCGGGCTCACCATGTTCGGGTTCGCCGTCACGGCGGGGGGAGGGGGCACGCAGGTGCCGGGGAGGCCCTACAGGGAGTACCACATCTCGGACTACTCCTCGTGGCTCCAGAAGCATATGCAGGACGTCAAGTACTGGAAGCCCGCGCTGGCCTGCGTCGTCGGGTCCAAGGCCTGCCCCAAGATCGCCAACTGGACTCCCATGGATTACCTCCAGCATGATCTCACGCCAATACAG TCTGGGTGCTGCAAGCCGCCAACATCATGCACATACAGCGGGGGGATGCCGGTCGGAGCGCAGGACGAGGACTGCTACCAGTGGAACAATGCCCCAAACATCCTGTGCTACCAGTGTAACTCGTGCAAGGCCGGCGTGATGGAGCAGGTGCGCCAGGACTGGCACAAGATCTCCGTGCTCAACGTCATCGTGCTCGTCTTCCTCATCTGCGTCTGCGCCTGCGGGTGCTGCGCCTTCAGAAACGCCCGCCGATCCATCTCCGAGTACCCATACGGGGTAAACCGCATGTCCAAGATCAACCCACGCTGGGACTACTACTG GTGGCGATGGTTCCGCGATAGGAGGGAACAGATGTACTAG
- the LOC123410335 gene encoding protein Rf1, mitochondrial-like, with product MSSIHLRHCSTMPMSRICLRRRLSSSSSFSNCTSPPTPTWSPHAAFAAATERVRAGTLSPQDAHHLFDVLFRQANPVPERSLDGFLAALGRATSSESCRDGPALALALFNRVCREEDGLRVAPPTIFTYGILMNCCCRARRPDLGLALFGRILRTGLKTNQIAANTVIKCLCSAQHTDEAVNMLLHKMSDLGCAPDDFSYNTVLKSLCDDGRSLQAFDLLLQMVSKEGGACSPDMVAYSTVIHGFLKEGKVDRACNLFNEMMRQGVVPDVVTYGSIIDALCKVGAMYKADLFLRQMVDDGVRPDEVTYTSMIHGYSTLGRWKEVRKMFREMTSRGLIPDIVTWNSFMDSLCKHGRTKEAAEVFVSMAAKGNKPNIVSYTILLHGYANEGSFADMMSLFNSMKGGSIVANCKVFNILIDAYAKRGLIDEAMLILSEMRGQGLSPDVVTYSTLISALWRMGKLTDAMDKFSQMVIGTGVQPDTVLYHSLVQFLCTHGDLAKAKKLISEMMNKGIARPDTAFFSSIMDSLCNGGRVIDAHHIFDLVTEIGEKPDIIMFGTLIDGYCLAGEMDKACGVLDAMVSAGIEPNVITYSTLVSRYCKSGRIDDGLILFTEMLHKKVKPTTFTYETILNALFRAGRTAATKKMSHEMIESGITVSVSTYNIILGGLCRNNCTDEAIVLFEKLRAINVRFNITTLNTMINALYKVERREEANDLFAALPASGLVPNASTYGVMVQNLLKEGEVEEADSMFSSMEKSGCTPSSRLINDVIRTLLEKGEIVKAGKYMSKVDGKSISLEASTSSLLLSLFSGNGKYREQIQKLPAKYQYLDGIS from the coding sequence ATGTCCAGCATCCACCTCCGCCACTGCTCCACTATGCCCATGTCCCGCatctgcctccgccgccgcctctcctcctcctcctccttctccaactGCACCTCTCCGCCCACACCAACCTGGTCTCCCCACGCCGCCTTCGCCGCGGCCACAGAGCGCGTACGAGCCGGGACGCTCAGCCCGCAAGACGCACACCACCTGTTCGACGTATTGTTTCGGCAGGCCAATCCGGTCCCCGAGCGCTCCCTTGATGGATTCCTTGCCGCACTCGGTCGTGCTACGTCCTCTGAATCCTGCAGAGACGGccccgccctcgccctcgccctcttcAACCGTGTctgccgagaagaagacggcctACGGGTGGCGCCACCCACCATCTTCACCTACGGCATCCTCATGAACTGCTGCTGCCGCGCACGTCGTCCGGACTTAGGGCTTGCCTTATTTGGGCGCATCCTAAGGACCGGCCTGAAGACGAACCAGATCGCCGCCAACACCGTCATCAAGTGCCTCTGCAGCGCACAACATACCGACGAGGCTGTGAACATGCTTCTTCATAAGATGTCCGACCTCGGCTGTGCGCCTGATGACTTCTCATACAACACAGTTCTAAAGAGCTTGTGTGATGACGGCAGGAGCTTGCAGGCGTTCGACCTACTGCTCCAGATGGTGTCAAAGGAAGGAGGTGCCTGCTCCCCTGACATGGTGGCATATAGCACGGTCATCCACGGCTTCCTTAAGGAAGGCAAAGTAGACAGGGCATGCAATCTATTCAATGAAATGATGCGGCAAGGGGTTGTGCCTGATGTGGTGACGTATGGCTCGATTATCGATGCATTGTGCAAAGTTGGAGCAATGTACAAGGCAGACTTGTTCCTTCGGCAGATGGTTGATGACGGTGTTCGACCGGATGAGGTGACATATACTAGCATGATCCATGGATATTCCACTTTGGGCCGGTGGAAAGAGGTGCGTAAAATGTTCAGAGAAATGACAAGCCGTGGTCTTATACCAGATATTGTCACTTGGAACTCGTTCATGGACTCcctttgcaagcatggaagaACAAAAGAAGCTGCAGAAGTTTTTGTTTCCATGGCTGCAAAGGGCAACAAGCCTAATATCGTCTCCTACACTATTCTTCTTCATGGGTATGCCAATGAAGGAAGCTTTGCTGATATGATGAGTCTCTTCAATTCAATGAAAGGCGGCAGTATTGTAGCCAACTGCAAAGTTTTCAACATATTAATTGATGCATATGCTAAACGAGGACTGATAGATGAAGCTATGCTCATACTTTCTGAAATGCGGGGACAAGGACTGAGTCCAGATGTAGTCACTTATTCAACTCTAATATCTGCACTTTGGAGAATGGGTAAGCTGACTGATGCTATGGATAAGTTCAGTCAGATGGTTATTGGCACGGGAGTACAACCGGACACAGTTCTTTATCACTCCCTAGTTCAGTTCTTATGTACACATGGTGATTTGGCGAAAGCGAAGAAGTTGATATCTGAAATGATGAATAAAGGTATTGCTCGTCCAGACACTGCATTCTTCAGTTCAATAATGGACAGCCTATGCAATGGAGGAAGGGTTATAGATGCACACCATATCTTTGACTTGGTTACAGAGATAGGTGAGAAacctgatatcattatgtttggtACGCTGATTGACGGATATTGCTTAGCCGGCGAGATGGACAAAGCATGCGGAGTACTTGATGCCATGGTATCAGCTGGCATTGAGCCTAATGTCATTACGTATAGCACACTTGTCAGTAGATATTGTAAAagtggaaggatcgatgatgggtTGATTCTGTTCACAGAAATGTTGCATAAGAAAGTTAAACCTACAACTTTTACATATGAAACCATACTGAATGCATTATTTCGGGCTGGGAGAACTGCTGCTACAAAGAAAATGTCCCATGAGATGATCGAAAGTGGAATAACGGTGAGCGTTTCTACATATAATATAATTCTTGGAGGACtttgtagaaataattgcacGGACGAAGCGATCGTCCTATTCGAGAAATTACGTGCAATAAATGTGAGGTTCAATATCACAACACTCAATACCATGATTAATGCATTGTACAAGgttgaaagaagagaagaagctaaTGATTTGTTTGCTGCATTACCAGCCAGCGGGTTGGTGCCTAATGCTTCCACTTATGGAGTAATGGTACAAAATCTTCTAAAAGAAGGAGAAGTGGAGGAAGCTGACAGTATGTTCTCATCAATGGAGAAGAGTGGCTGTACTCCTAGCTCTCGGCTTATAAATGATGTCATCAGAACTTTATTGGAAAAGGGGGAGATAGTCAAGGCCGGAAAATATATGTCTAAAGTTGATGGGAAGAGCATCTCACTTGAAGCTTCAACTagttcattgttgttgtctctCTTTTCAGGGAATGGGAAATATCGGGAACAAATACAAAAACTCCCTGCAAAGTACCAATATCTCGATGGAATCAGTTGA